In one window of Acidovorax sp. HDW3 DNA:
- a CDS encoding zinc-finger domain-containing protein, producing MTQATVELLAKDLDNNGGIHCPSAQADMKLWNNHPRVFLGIAHQGRAKCPYCGTVYQLKAGEVVQGGH from the coding sequence ATGACCCAAGCAACCGTAGAACTGCTGGCCAAAGACCTGGACAACAACGGCGGCATCCACTGCCCCAGCGCCCAGGCCGACATGAAACTCTGGAACAACCACCCGCGCGTGTTCCTCGGCATCGCCCACCAGGGGCGCGCCAAGTGCCCGTACTGCGGCACGGTGTACCAGCTCAAGGCGGGGGAGGTGGTGCAGGGTGGGCATTGA
- a CDS encoding glycosyltransferase family 2 protein, whose translation MGIEPPAAPPADSALPGRCPALGDVTAVIVSYNSAHCVPALAAQLADWPHVIVADNGSSDATATVLRQQLPQAQVLELGENRGFGAANNAALARVSTPYALLINPDCELHAAQALALLACMAQWPQAAIVVPQLVDGRGQPQLNYGWLRRQWAARGPGAEGLACVGNACGAAMLLRLSALPTRDWFDTRFFLYYEDEDLCLRLLQAGKPVLIEPAVRVAHANRGSVRGPRPLRVEWGRGYHHARSKILFTAKHHGPQPAARQRRQALAGALALLLLRLLAPSPKHVARLWGRIQGLWSAPVHY comes from the coding sequence GTGGGCATTGAGCCCCCGGCTGCACCGCCCGCCGACAGCGCCCTGCCCGGGCGCTGTCCTGCCTTAGGGGACGTCACCGCCGTCATCGTCAGCTACAACAGCGCGCACTGCGTGCCGGCCCTGGCGGCGCAGCTCGCCGATTGGCCACACGTCATCGTCGCCGACAACGGCAGCAGCGACGCCACCGCCACTGTCCTGCGCCAACAGCTGCCGCAGGCGCAGGTGCTGGAGCTGGGCGAAAACCGGGGCTTTGGCGCTGCCAACAACGCCGCCCTGGCGCGGGTGAGCACGCCCTACGCCCTGCTCATCAACCCCGACTGCGAGTTGCACGCCGCACAGGCGCTGGCGCTGCTGGCGTGCATGGCGCAGTGGCCGCAGGCCGCCATCGTGGTGCCGCAGCTGGTCGATGGCCGGGGCCAGCCGCAGCTCAACTACGGCTGGCTGCGCCGGCAATGGGCCGCGCGCGGCCCCGGGGCCGAGGGCCTGGCCTGCGTCGGCAATGCCTGCGGCGCCGCCATGCTGCTGCGCCTGTCGGCCCTGCCGACGCGCGACTGGTTCGATACGCGTTTTTTCCTCTACTACGAGGACGAGGATTTGTGCCTGCGCCTGCTGCAGGCCGGCAAGCCGGTGCTGATCGAGCCGGCGGTGCGCGTGGCGCACGCCAACCGGGGCTCGGTGCGCGGCCCGCGCCCGCTGCGCGTGGAATGGGGCCGGGGCTACCACCATGCGCGCTCGAAGATTCTGTTCACCGCCAAGCACCACGGCCCGCAGCCGGCCGCGCGCCAGCGCCGCCAGGCCCTGGCCGGCGCCCTGGCGCTGCTGCTGCTGCGCCTGCTCGCGCCCTCACCCAAGCACGTGGCGCGCCTGTGGGGGCGCATCCAGGGCCTGTGGTCGGCGCCAGTGCATTACTGA
- a CDS encoding branched-chain amino acid transaminase, whose product MSPVVPSMADRDGKIWMDGQMVEWRDAKIHVLTHTLHYGCGAFEGVRAYNTAGGTAIFRLQEHTERLMNSAKILRMKLPFTAEQLNAAQLDVVRANKLESCYLRPLVWIGDKKLGVSPKGNTIHAMVAAWAWGAYLGEEGLKRGIRVKTSSYTRHHVNITMTQAKAVSNYSNSILANMEATDDGYDEALLLDSAGFVSEGAGENIFIIKNGVIYTPDLSAGALNGITRNTVFHIARDLGLEIVQKRITRDEVYIADEAFFTGTAAEVTPIRELDRIELGAGCRGPITEKIQTAFFDIVNGRNPKYAHWLTKV is encoded by the coding sequence ATGAGCCCCGTAGTTCCCTCGATGGCCGACCGTGACGGCAAGATCTGGATGGACGGCCAAATGGTCGAATGGCGCGATGCCAAGATCCACGTGCTCACGCACACGCTGCACTACGGCTGCGGCGCCTTTGAGGGCGTGCGCGCGTACAACACCGCCGGCGGCACGGCCATCTTCCGCCTGCAGGAGCACACCGAGCGCCTGATGAACAGCGCCAAAATCCTGCGCATGAAGCTGCCCTTCACGGCCGAGCAGCTCAACGCCGCGCAGCTCGACGTGGTGCGGGCCAACAAGCTCGAGAGCTGCTACCTGCGCCCGCTGGTGTGGATTGGCGACAAGAAACTCGGCGTCTCGCCCAAGGGCAACACCATCCACGCCATGGTCGCCGCCTGGGCCTGGGGCGCCTACCTGGGCGAAGAGGGTTTGAAGCGCGGCATCCGCGTCAAGACCAGCAGCTACACGCGCCACCACGTCAACATCACCATGACGCAGGCCAAGGCGGTGAGCAACTACAGCAACTCCATCCTCGCCAACATGGAAGCGACCGACGACGGCTACGACGAGGCGCTGCTGCTCGACAGCGCTGGCTTCGTCTCCGAAGGCGCGGGCGAGAACATTTTCATCATCAAGAACGGCGTCATCTACACCCCCGACCTGTCCGCCGGTGCCTTGAACGGCATCACGCGCAACACGGTGTTCCACATCGCCCGCGACCTGGGCCTGGAGATCGTGCAAAAGCGCATCACGCGCGACGAGGTGTACATCGCCGACGAAGCCTTCTTCACCGGCACGGCGGCGGAAGTGACACCGATCCGCGAGCTCGACCGCATCGAGCTCGGCGCCGGCTGCCGGGGCCCGATCACGGAAAAAATCCAAACCGCGTTCTTTGACATCGTCAACGGCCGCAACCCGAAATACGCCCACTGGCTGACCAAGGTGTGA
- a CDS encoding glycosyltransferase family 2 protein, translating into MSCLTVVILTLNEAHHIEACLRSLQGLQAARLVLDSGSSDATVALAQALGAQVQVYADWQGFGVQRSRALAHVAESDWVFFLDADERMTPALAQEIAAVVARDEEAVWEVVWEQMAYGQSLARMGGSGGVARLFPRRLLERFDGAVHEGAVLRRSAPTRRLRARLPHYSRETIYASLQKLAQYVQLGALKRHQAGKRGGLLRGMGSGLANFLRLYLFQRGFLCGRAGFLYSFFVGLECFFRYVALEVDRAELNAPVRR; encoded by the coding sequence ATGTCCTGTTTGACCGTCGTCATCCTCACGCTCAATGAGGCGCACCACATCGAGGCCTGCCTGCGCAGCCTGCAGGGGCTGCAGGCTGCGCGCCTGGTGCTCGACAGCGGCAGCAGCGACGCCACCGTCGCCCTGGCCCAGGCCCTGGGCGCGCAGGTGCAGGTGTACGCCGACTGGCAGGGCTTTGGCGTGCAGCGCAGCCGCGCCCTGGCCCATGTGGCCGAGAGCGATTGGGTGTTTTTTCTCGATGCCGACGAGCGCATGACGCCGGCGCTGGCGCAGGAGATCGCCGCCGTCGTCGCGCGCGACGAGGAGGCCGTGTGGGAAGTCGTCTGGGAGCAGATGGCCTACGGCCAGTCGCTGGCGCGCATGGGTGGCTCCGGCGGCGTGGCGCGGCTGTTCCCGCGCCGCCTGCTCGAACGCTTTGACGGCGCCGTGCACGAAGGCGCCGTGCTGCGCCGCAGCGCACCCACGCGCCGCCTGCGTGCGCGCCTGCCGCATTACTCGCGCGAGACGATTTATGCCAGCTTGCAAAAACTCGCCCAGTACGTGCAGCTGGGCGCGCTCAAGCGCCACCAGGCCGGCAAGCGCGGCGGCCTGTTGCGCGGCATGGGCTCGGGGCTGGCCAATTTTTTACGGCTGTACCTGTTCCAGCGTGGCTTTTTGTGTGGGCGGGCAGGATTCTTGTACAGCTTCTTCGTCGGTCTGGAATGCTTTTTTCGCTACGTCGCGCTGGAAGTGGACCGGGCGGAGTTGAACGCGCCCGTGCGGCGCTAG